In Candidatus Binatia bacterium, the following are encoded in one genomic region:
- a CDS encoding Xaa-Pro peptidase family protein yields MDYARRQQALRDHLGRLDALLVTHLPNLRYLCGFTGSSGVLVMHRGKPVFFTDGRYTTQARDEVQGARIVIAKGSPLSAAAKWAGERGIRGLGVEAQHTTLAARSALKRTMGAGSRLREAGGMVEKLRQVKEADEIALIRDSVNLGASLLEVALKQIRPGVKETDVAAEMEYAARQRGAEAMSFETIVAAGKRSALPHGRATSSPIPARGFVVLDFGVILRGYCSDMTRTVWVGKISRSERDLYEAVREAQQAATEAVRAGVTCGEVDHAARSVLRKARLDRYFMHSTGHGVGLEIHEEPRVARGRQEVLAPGMVITIEPGVYIPGRGGVRIEDMVVVREGGCDVLTPATKALMEL; encoded by the coding sequence ATGGACTACGCTCGCCGCCAGCAGGCTCTACGCGACCATCTGGGCCGTCTCGACGCGCTCCTGGTGACGCACCTGCCCAACCTGCGCTACCTCTGCGGATTCACCGGCAGCTCTGGCGTCCTGGTGATGCACCGGGGGAAGCCGGTGTTTTTCACCGACGGCCGCTATACCACGCAGGCGCGCGATGAGGTGCAGGGCGCCCGGATCGTCATCGCCAAAGGCAGTCCTCTGAGCGCCGCGGCAAAGTGGGCGGGAGAGCGTGGCATTCGTGGGCTCGGAGTGGAGGCGCAGCACACCACGCTGGCGGCGCGCTCTGCCCTGAAACGCACGATGGGAGCCGGTTCCCGGCTTCGCGAGGCGGGCGGCATGGTCGAGAAACTGCGCCAGGTAAAGGAGGCGGACGAGATCGCGCTGATCCGCGACTCGGTGAACCTGGGGGCTTCGCTGCTCGAGGTTGCGCTAAAACAGATTCGTCCGGGCGTAAAGGAAACCGATGTCGCGGCCGAGATGGAGTACGCAGCACGGCAGCGCGGCGCGGAGGCAATGTCGTTTGAAACGATCGTCGCAGCCGGGAAGCGGTCAGCGCTTCCGCACGGACGTGCGACGTCCTCGCCGATACCCGCGCGCGGGTTCGTCGTCCTCGATTTCGGTGTTATACTCCGAGGTTATTGTTCGGACATGACCCGTACCGTGTGGGTGGGGAAAATTTCCCGGTCCGAGCGCGATCTGTACGAAGCGGTACGCGAGGCGCAGCAGGCGGCAACCGAGGCCGTGCGCGCCGGCGTCACCTGCGGCGAGGTGGATCACGCCGCGCGCTCCGTACTTCGCAAGGCCCGCCTCGACCGGTACTTCATGCATTCCACCGGCCACGGCGTTGGCCTGGAGATCCACGAGGAGCCGCGCGTGGCGCGCGGCCGGCAGGAAGTCCTGGCGCCGGGCATGGTCATAACCATTGAGCCCGGCGTTTACATACCCGGCCGGGGCGGAGTCCGCATCGAGGACATGGTGGTGGTCCGCGAGGGCGGCTGCGACGTCCTTACCCCCGCGA